One window of the Anopheles cruzii chromosome 2, idAnoCruzAS_RS32_06, whole genome shotgun sequence genome contains the following:
- the LOC128279178 gene encoding transmembrane channel-like protein: protein MSGHEPAGPRRARKKPSGILKLDSGARRRESSGSSLLQLGGGGDELSPPSSSVSPQLSVTWAFPPIRAPPGDGQPQCSAADSDLSTEHQHPVPVEIPRETISAADGGDGRQTTAATTPAAAATASKQPRGPAKERTKVHSVSTGSAVMKAPDTPLYIGAEIFPGGHDGPVDTDFNLADGDHDDDDEDYSASINAIIQRKASVKKRRGYKGHRRASSPLSQMMGLPGGTESAAGTDRRPGGDRRRSSVYTTSSGETGVTLPEDSIGGGGGVRSEESAGGRQDKLFDTIRLHKEVLQTVKLQPISMKRKLRLVQQAKSYITRHEGALQEHFTSRTARSLLAQFSIFLTTKWQQLLRELANLATYLIPWESRIKEIESHFGSVVASYFTFLRWLFSVNIVISVLLVVFIMVPEEIYVDADKAKCDIRKTMSRQERALTRNFSTIWEFEGPLKYSILFYGYYSTFSGAIAWGYNLPLAYFFTGLVVYIYSFVATLKKMAENSRMSKLSSKDDEYVFSWKLFTGWDYMIGHMETSQNRMASIILGFKEALLEEAEKKKDTQNWKIILLRILVNFLILGLLVISAYEVIQVVKRSMDLTDTDSWWRRNEITVVMSLISFFFPMIFEALGMMEYYHPRKQLRIQLARIMVLNMLNLYSLIFALFDKIAHMTGELRRIKPTNFTTSAELCFVPDTSERWGGMMLPPDKDSKYRDADIRSLCWETMFGQELAKLTVMDLLVTIVSTLIMDVIRALFVRYMNNCWCWDLEKKFPMYGDFKIAENILHLVNNQGMVWMGMFFSPGLAVLNIAKLVVILYLRSWTVLTCNVPHEVVFRASRSNNFYFALLLTMLFLCVLPVSYAIVFLEPSWHCGPFSNSNRIYHLLTNATERIVPEMITKYIVSPAAIIPLLVLLILIIYYLISLTGSLREANQDLKLQLRKERTEERRKMFKIASSTQQHQQQQQQSGSGAIGPGMNGLSSSWHKVLDSTQLRLQSTTDNATTDSENSATKHKELLQRMMKRALQKEQSVEAVDDPQGGPPLPVVGTENEKQQRTHRKPEPEAEVFRFDARTVEQIHRADRRVATAATDEDRTVELAAGTGGAGSKSKFDRTRPSTAERFRMAARAERQRMQNQTADWIEQIPVITISKTSSDECIIDSDPDRGDERNEPPQPPPPPPPAPPKKKKDAKARVSSG from the exons ATGAGTGGTCACGAGCCGGCGGGCCCGAGACGTGCTCGGAAGAAACCGTCCGGAATACTGAAGCTGGACAGCGGTGCGCGCCGCCGGGAATCGTCCGGTAGTTCGCTGCTGcagctcggtggcggcggcgacgag ctttcaccaccgtcatcgtcggttTCGCCACAACTCTCCGTCACCTGGGCCTTTCCGCCCATACGCGCTCCGCCAGGCGATGGCCAGCCCCAGTGCAGCGCCGCGGACAGTGATTTAAGTACCGAACACCaacatccggttccggtcgagATTCCGCGTGAAACAATTAGCGCAGCTGATGGAGGAGATGGCCGACAGACtacggcagcaacaacaccagcagcagcagcaacagcaagtaAACAACCCCGGGGACCAgcgaaggaacgaacgaaggtGCACTCTGTGAGCACCGGAAGTGCTGTCATGAAAGCGCCGGATACGCCTCTCTACATTGG TGCCGAAATCTTCCCTGGCGGGCACGACGGTCCCGTCGACACCGACTTCAACCTCGCTGACggcgaccacgacgacgacgatgaagactACTCGGCCAGTATTAATGCGATCATCCAGCGGAAAGCAAGTGTTAAGAAGCGGCGCGGCTACAAGGGTCACCGGCGAGCGTCGAGTCCGCTCAGCCAGATGATGGGACTGCCGGGTGGAACCGAGTCGGCGGCAGGAACGGACCGTCGGCCCGGCGGTGATCGGCGTCGCTCGAGTGTCTACACGACGAGTTCGGGCGAAACGGGCGTCACGCTGCCGGAGGACTCGATTGGTGGGGGCGGCGGGGTGCGGAGCGAAGagtcggccggcggccggcaggacAAACTGTTCGACACGATCCGGCTCCACAAGGAGGTGCTGCAGACGGTGAAGCTGCAGCCGATCAGCATGAAGCGCAAACTGCGCTTGGTCCAGCAGGCGAAGAGCTACATCACCCGGCACGAGGGTGCCCTGCAGGAGCACTTCACCTCCCGGACGGCGCGCAGTCTGCTGGCACAGTTCAGCATCTTCCTCACTACG AAATGGCAACAGCTGCTGCGAGAGTTGGCCAACCTGGCCACGTACCTCATACCGTGGGAATCGCGCATCAAGGAGATCGAGTCCCACTTCGGGTCGGTCGTCGCGTCGTACTTCACCTTCCTTCGGTGGCTCTTTTCGGTCAACATCGTCATCTCGGTGCTGCTCGTCGTGTTCATTATGGTACCGGAGGAGATCTACGTCGACGCGGACAAGGCCAAGTGCGACATCCGGAAGACGATGTCGCGTCAGGAGCGCGCCCTGACACGCAACTTCAGCACGATCTGGGAGTTCGAGGGACCACTCAAGTACTCGATCCTTTTTTACGG CTACTACTCCACGTTCTCCGGTGCCATCGCCTGGGGCTACAATCTGCCGTTGGCCTACTTTTTCACCGGACTGGTCGTGTACATCTACAGCTTTGTCGCCACGCTGAAAAA AATGGCGGAGAATTCGCGGATGTCGAAGCTGTCGTCCAAGGACGATGAGTACGTGTTCTCCTGGAAGCTGTTTACCGGCTGGGACTACATGATCGGCCACATGGAGACGTCCCAGAACCGGATGGCGTCCATCATTCTGGGCTTCAAGGAAGCCTTGCTGGAAgaggcggaaaagaaaaaggacacccaaAA CTGGAAGATCATTCTACTGCGGATTCTGGTAAACTTTCTAATCCTGGGCCTGCTGGTGATTTCGGCGTACGAGGTCATTCAGGTGGTGAAGCGCTCAATGGACCTCACGGACACGGACTCGTGGTGGCGGCGCAACGAGATCACCGTCGTGATGTCGCTGATCTCGTTCTTCTTCCCGATGATCTTCGAGGCGCTCGGTATGATGGAGTACTACCACCCGCGGAAGCAGCTGCGCATCCAGCTGGCCCGCATCATGGTGTTGAATATGCTGAACCTCTACTCGCTGATCTTCGCCCTGTTCGACAAGATCGCTCACATGACGGGCGAGCTGCGGCGGATCAAACCGACCAACTTCACCACGTCCGCCGAGCTGTGTTTCGTGCCGGACACTAGCGAACGGTGGGGTGGAatgatgctgccgccggac AAGGACAGCAAGTACCGGGACGCGGACATACGGTCGCTCTGCTGGGAGACCATGTTCGGGCAGGAGTTGGCCAAGCTAACCGTCATGGATTTG CTCGTCACCATTGTGTCCACCCTGATCATGGACGTCATCCGGGCGCTCTTCGTGCGGTACATGAAcaactgctggtgctgggatCTGGAGAAGAAGTTTCCAATG TATGGTGACTTCAAGATCGCGGAAAACATCCTGCATTTGGTGAACAACCAGGGCATGGTGTGGATGGGTATGTTCTTCTCACCCGGGTTGGCCGTGCTCAACATCGCCAAGCTGGTGGTCATCCTTTACCTGCGCTCCTGGACCGTGCTGACGTGCAACGTGCCGCACGAGGTCGTGTTCCGGGCGTCCCGTTCGAACAACTTCTACTTTGCGCTGCTCCTGACGATGCTCTTCCTGTGCGTTCTGCCCGTGAGCTATGCGATCGTGTTCCTCGAGCCCTCCTGGCACTGTGGTCCGTTCTCGAACTCCAACCGGATCTACCACCTGCTCAcgaacgccaccgagcgaATCGTGCCGGAAATGATCACCAAGTACATCGTGtcgccggcggccatcatccCGCTGCTCGTGCTCCTCATCCTTATCATCTACTACCTCATCTCGCTGACCGGCTCGCTGCGCGAAGCCAACCAAGACCTGAAGCTGCAGCTGCGCAAGGAACGCACCGAAGAGCGGCGCAAAATGTTCAAGATCGCTTCCAgcacccagcagcaccagcaacagcaacaacaatccgGGAGCGGCGCGATCGGGCCCGGGATGAACGGATTGTCGAGCTCCTGGCACAAGGTGCTGGACTCCACGCAGCTGCGTCTCCAGTCGACCACCGACAATGCGACCACCGACTCGGAGAACTCGGCCACCAAACACAaggagctgctgcagcgcaTGATGAAGCGGGCGCTCCAGAAGGAACAGTCCGTCGAGGCGGTGGACGATCCCCAGGGGGGTCCGCCCCTGCCGGTGGTTGGGACGGAGAACGAAAAACAGCAGCGCACCCACCGGAAGCCCGAACCGGAGGCGgaagttttccgtttcgatgCGCGTACCGTCGAGCAGATCCaccgggccgaccggcgagtggcgacggcggcgacggatgAAGATCGCACGGTGGAACTTGCGGCTGGAACGGGGGGAGCAGGGAGCAAGAGCAAGTTCGATCGGACGCGCCCTTCGACGGCCGAACGCTTCCGGATGGCGGCCCGGGCGGAACGGCAGCGGATGCAGAACCAAACGGCCGACTGGATCGAGCAGATACCGGTCATTACGATCAGCAAAACGTCCAGCGACGAGTGCATCATCGACTCCGATCCGGACCGGGGCGACGAGCGGAACGAGCCACCCcagcctccgccaccaccaccgccagcccctccgaagaagaagaaggacgCAAAGGCACGGGTCAGTTCCGGGTAG